Proteins from one Desmodus rotundus isolate HL8 chromosome 9, HLdesRot8A.1, whole genome shotgun sequence genomic window:
- the FZD2 gene encoding frizzled-2 gives MRPRSALPRSALPRLLLPLLLLPAAGPAQFHGEKGISIPDHGFCQPISIPLCTDIAYNQTIMPNLLGHTNQEDAGLEVHQFYPLVKVQCSPELRFFLCSMYAPVCTVLEQAIPPCRSICERARQGCEALMNKFGFQWPERLRCEHFPRHGAEQICVGQNHSEDGAPALLTTAPPPGLQPGAGGTPGGPGGGGSPPRYATLEHPFHCPRVLKVPSYLSYKFLGERDCAAPCEPARPDGSMFFSQEETRFARLWILTWSVLCCASTFFTVTTYLVDMQRFRYPERPIIFLSGCYTMVSVAYIAGFVLQERVVCNERFSEDGYRTVVQGTKKEGCTILFMMLYFFSMASSIWWVILSLTWFLAAGMKWGHEAIEANSQYFHLAAWAVPAVKTITILAMGQIDGDLLSGVCFVGLNSLDPLRGFVLAPLFVYLFIGTSFLLAGFVSLFRIRTIMKHDGTKTEKLERLMVRIGVFSVLYTVPATIVIACYFYEQAFREHWERSWVSQHCKSLAIPCPAHYTPRMSPDFTVYMIKYLMTLIVGITSGFWIWSGKTLHSWRKFYTRLTNSRHGETTV, from the coding sequence ATGCGGCCCCGCAGCGCCCTGCCCCGCAGCGCCCTGCCCCgcctgctgctgccgctgctgctgctgcccgcTGCGGGACCGGCCCAGTTCCACGGAGAGAAGGGTATCTCCATTCCAGACCACGGCTTCTGCCAGCCCATCTCCATCCCGCTGTGCACGGACATTGCCTACAACCAGACCATTATGCCCAACCTTCTGGGCCACACGAACCAGGAGGACGCGGGCCTGGAGGTGCACCAGTTCTACCCGTTGGTAAAAGTGCAGTGCTCGCCCGAACTGCGCTTCTTCTTGTGCTCCATGTACGCGCCCGTGTGCACAGTGCTGGAGCAGGCCATCCCGCCGTGCCGCTCCATTTGCGAGCGCGCACGTCAGGGCTGCGAGGCACTCATGAACAAGTTCGGCTTCCAGTGGCCAGAACGTCTGCGCTGCGAGCACTTCCCGCGCCACGGTGCGGAGCAGATCTGCGTGGGCCAGAACCACTCGGAGGACGGCGCGCCGGCGCTACTCACCACTGCGCCGCCACCCGGCCTGCAGCCGGGTGCTGGGGGTACCCCCGGCGGCCCGGGCGGCGGAGGCTCGCCCCCGCGCTACGCCACGTTGGAACACCCGTTTCATTGCCCGCGTGTGCTCAAGGTGCCGTCCTATCTCAGCTACAAGTTCCTGGGCGAGCGCGATTGCGCGGCGCCGTGCGAGCCAGCGCGGCCCGACGGCTCCATGTTCTTCTCACAGGAGGAGACGCGTTTCGCGCGCCTCTGGATCCTCACCTGGTCAGTGCTGTGCTGCGCCTCCACTTTCTTCACCGTTACTACATACCTGGTAGACATGCAGCGCTTCCGCTACCCCGAGCGGCCCATCATCTTTCTGTCCGGCTGCTACACTATGGTGTCCGTGGCTTATATCGCGGGCTTCGTGCTCCAGGAACGCGTGGTGTGCAACGAGCGCTTCTCCGAGGACGGCTACCGCACGGTGGTTCAGGGCACCAAGAAGGAGGGCTGCACCATCCTCTTTATGATGCTCTACTTCTTCAGCATGGCCAGCTCCATCTGGTGGGTCATCCTGTCGCTCACCTGGTTCCTGGCGGCGGGCATGAAGTGGGGCCACGAGGCCATCGAGGCCAACTCGCAGTACTTTCATCTGGCCGCGTGGGCCGTGCCGGCGGTCAAGACAATCACTATCCTGGCCATGGGCCAGATTGACGGCGACCTGCTGAGCGGCGTGTGCTTCGTGGGCCTCAATAGCCTGGACCCGCTGCGGGGCTTCGTGCTGGCGCCGCTCTTCGTGTACCTGTTCATCGGCACGTCCTTCCTTCTGGCCGGCTTCGTGTCACTGTTCCGCATCCGCACCATCATGAAGCATGACGGCACCAAGACCGAGAAGCTGGAGCGGCTCATGGTGCGCATCGGCGTCTTCTCGGTGCTCTACACGGTGCCCGCCACCATCGTCATCGCCTGCTACTTCTACGAGCAGGCGTTCCGAGAGCACTGGGAGCGCTCGTGGGTGAGCCAGCACTGCAAGAGCCTGGCCATCCCGTGCCCAGCGCACTACACGCCGCGCATGTCCCCCGACTTCACCGTCTACATGATCAAATACCTCATGACGCTCATCGTGGGCATCACGTCGGGCTTCTGGATCTGGTCCGGCAAGACGCTGCACTCGTGGAGGAAGTTCTACACGCGTCTCACCAACAGCCGGCACGGGGAGACCACCGTGTGA